From one Acidibrevibacterium fodinaquatile genomic stretch:
- a CDS encoding IS110 family RNA-guided transposase, whose translation MTKEIAVLGIDLGKNSCSLAGLDASGAVVKRRRMRPDSVTAFTAKIPACVIAMEACCGAHYLGRLLAAQGHTVRLMSPEYVRPYVKAQKNDDRDAEAIAEAATRPTMRFVDLKSEEQLDVQTLHRARDRLVVERTALINQLRAILLERGITVPKGRSKLAQYLVGRFDQNDGGSIALSPRTQALIADMRKEWRELDHRIEAFDDEFVARARADEAARRLLSIPGIGPVNATALIAAIGKGESFGHGRDLAAWLGLVPRQITTGGRPRLVGISKRGNKYLRKQLIHGARSALPGLLTSATPLGGWLRGLITRVHKNAVVVALANKLARIAWAVLRHGDKFDAKAVGVTV comes from the coding sequence ATGACGAAAGAGATCGCGGTATTGGGGATCGATCTGGGCAAGAACAGTTGCAGTCTCGCGGGGTTGGATGCGAGCGGCGCGGTGGTGAAACGGCGCCGGATGCGGCCGGACAGCGTGACGGCCTTTACGGCGAAGATCCCGGCGTGTGTGATCGCCATGGAGGCATGCTGTGGCGCCCATTATCTCGGGCGGCTGTTGGCGGCTCAGGGTCACACGGTCCGGCTGATGTCGCCGGAATATGTGCGCCCGTATGTGAAAGCGCAGAAGAACGATGATCGGGACGCCGAGGCGATCGCTGAAGCAGCGACCCGGCCGACGATGCGCTTTGTAGATCTCAAAAGCGAGGAACAGCTTGACGTGCAGACGTTGCATCGGGCGCGGGATCGCCTGGTGGTGGAACGTACGGCGCTGATCAATCAGCTACGCGCTATCCTTCTTGAACGGGGGATTACCGTGCCAAAGGGGCGGAGCAAGCTCGCGCAATATCTGGTGGGGCGGTTCGATCAGAACGACGGAGGTAGCATCGCGTTGTCTCCACGAACGCAAGCGCTCATTGCCGACATGCGGAAGGAATGGCGCGAACTGGATCACCGGATCGAGGCTTTCGACGACGAATTTGTTGCTCGTGCCCGCGCCGATGAGGCGGCCCGCAGGCTGCTTTCGATCCCTGGTATCGGCCCGGTCAACGCCACCGCGCTGATCGCCGCGATCGGCAAGGGTGAGAGTTTCGGTCATGGCCGCGATCTTGCCGCCTGGCTGGGTTTGGTGCCGCGTCAGATCACGACAGGCGGACGACCCCGGCTTGTCGGGATCAGCAAGCGCGGCAACAAATATCTGCGCAAGCAGTTGATCCATGGTGCACGCTCCGCCCTGCCAGGTCTGCTGACCAGCGCCACGCCACTCGGCGGATGGCTGCGGGGGCTGATCACCAGGGTGCATAAGAACGCCGTAGTCGTCGCATTGGCCAATAAGCTGGCACGGATTGCGTGGGCCGTCTTACGTCACGGCGACAAATTTGACGCCAAAGCCGTTGGTGTGACGGTGTGA